In Lycium ferocissimum isolate CSIRO_LF1 unplaced genomic scaffold, AGI_CSIRO_Lferr_CH_V1 ctg2276, whole genome shotgun sequence, the DNA window GAAGACAAATGTGTTATTAAGAAGAAAGTATACacctaaaaaggaagaaaaatgttTTACAAAAGGACTGTTTTCGCTCATGCATGTATCATGTTCATAATTCATGTAAGGTTGGTTCACTCTGTCAAAGTTAAGACACATGGTGCTGGTTCGTCCGTTTTGTGGCGTGACACAGCTCTCTCAATTGATTAGTCAGACAACACCACATCTAGACTGATTGCCCCGACGACACTAATACCACCAGACATCACAATAAAGAACACTATTTGATAGGGGAAACAACCCCAACAATCCATTTTTGTAACGACTCTTTTAGTCACTCTCCTTCCTTAGCTATATTTTAGATAATAGCCAAAATATAATAAATGGACAGTTAGGAATTTTGACCTGTATGTATTTTTTGACAAGCTAAGATATATAAAGTACTTTCTTTtggaccaaaaaaaatatataaataatgctCCCTTAGATTTTCTACTTGTCCATTTTAGCAAATTAAGAGAACATTAATTGTTCTTTTTCAAGTTATCCCTATCATTATGTATCATTTCAAAAACCTATTCGTGTACTAATAATCAAAGTTAATTTTTCAAAGTATATTTGATAATAATAacttaataatataaataatttctAATATTTATGCCTTGATGTTATCGAAGAAGATGTTGTGAGATGTAGATCCGTTTATTGCGACTAGTGCAGAGTCGTTGGTGAGTTTTCCCACAGAGTcgtgaaaataatatttatctattttgggaaattttaaaaaataaacagtttttgaaaattattatgcTACGTAGccaaatatacaatattattttACCTGAGAAAGCATCATATGTAATGTGACAACCTTGTATAAACCATATATTTAAGGAGAGTACAAAATGCAAACTCAACAAATAAAAGGATACAAAGTGAGCTCGAAGGAAAGCTCTATCTTACTGAATTTCCAGAAAAATGACATAATATTTTGAAAGGCATTCAATTGCcataaataaagtatttagATCTTCACAATGAAAGAGTCTATCAAGCTAAAGTTGAGAGAGTTAAATCTTTCCTAAAAGTTTTCAACTTGTGTACTTCTTTGGCTTCCTTTTGGAATTGGAGTCATGCTTTCTTTGTAAATTATAACTCGCATACTTTTCAGACAACCATGGAAATTCAATTCCTTGATTTCATCAGAGTTAAGATCATACAACATCAAATATCCACTTTTGCTTTGGAAAAGCAATAAACAGTCTTTCCATATTGCTAACGGAGATTCAGTAGGAAGACCTCTAATTGTGTATTTCTTAATCCAAGACTCATAAACATTATAATCTTTCATTATCCAAATTTCCATCAAAATGTTTGCTGGATCAATCATGGGTCCTAGACAGGGGTAACAAGTCAAGCATAGAGACTCAGTCAAGATGAGGAGGCTATGAATCGTTCCACTTGAAAATTCACGAGTATTAGGGGGTTCCATATTGCGAAAGATTTCTGTGCTCATATCAAAACAAAGAATTGTTGGTTTGAATTCTCTTGAAGATGTAATCCAATGGTAAGCTCCCTTATAAAATATCGAAGAAGTCAACCAGAATAACTTGGGCAATTGTTGATCAACATGATCCAATTCTCTCCAAATATCAATACCCAATTCATAAACCTCGACCTTTTTCTCTCCCTTTTCAGGGTACCCGAAACGATCTTCCGTGTAAACTTGAATAATTCTAAAAACTTTGAAATCATTAACTACAGAGTCAAAACCAAACCCGCCACTTGCAATGGATCGATGGAATCCCTTTGGAACATCAAAAGGGCTCGACGGCAGCAGTCTATAATTTCTAGTAGATGGATTGAACAAGATGGTAGTAATTGGATCCATCAGAGCAATCAAACCATGGCTAGGACCAATAAGTTTATCACTGGTAATACTCAAACGGTTTGTTATATATGGCACCACTAGTTCTGGATAAATGAATTTCAGGTAATCTTCACAATcactagaaataaaagaaaatatagctttatatatttcaataTCTTCTTTAAAGGAACGCTTCAAGAGAATGTTACCATCTGTCGAAGTTGTTGAGTGGTTTAGATGAAGATTGATGAAAGTTGAAGATTGTATGAGAGCGCAAACAGTTTTGGAGACACATTTGAATCGCAAGAGAAAGTTTTGGAGACACATTTGAATGACCACATCTCTAGGATATTTCTTCATAATTCCATCTGTCATCAAATACATACAATCTAACAATTCACCGTAGCATGATGCCTCAAAAGATATTTACCATTtcaattttattgatttttacTAGTTAAGATCCACAAATAATCATCTCCAAAAGGATACCAAttttgtttcaattaaagttaCACTAATAATTATTGATGGCCAAGAGCCATATCACAAAATAAATGAATGGTTAAATAAATTGTCAAATATTATACATTTTAAAATCTAACCATCATGCTTTCAAGTTTACTTCTTTTCTGTAAGCATGATGAATCGGCATCTAGAAGAACATATTGGATACATTAGTCTCACATTTTTTATTCTACTTGTGGTATTCCAACAAAACATGTTGatataaaaagatataaaaagaGGTGAAAGTGATTTTGAAGCCGTATTAGAAGTCATTTTTGAATATTCAAAACGAGCTAAGCACCCGAGGGCAAAGTAAGCacgaaaatgatttgaaaaatgCATTCCAACCCGCACCACATAGCTACATGATGTGTCCAACAAGTAAAATTAGCTCTAAATGGTACTTTTATTGGACCACTAGATTTCGTGATTGCGGAACCATAGCAACAAGAATCGTCACACTCCGAGGATGTACAAGAGAGATATGCCCATTTTAGTGAAATATCACAAAAAACACAATGTCACCTCGTTCCACCAAGGATACCTACATGTCATGCCTTCTCAAAATTGACCTGCAGACCAAAATGTAAAGGTACCTCATTCCACATGACATCCCATATGAGGCGCCCTTACAAATTCTGCAAATTCGAGTCGGTTTGGGATTTTCCTTAGAGATTCGGCCCATGGTCAAATCCTAATACTAGAAATGCATGTTATACACATTTTTGAGGGGGATTCGACAGGGATTCTCGGGTACACAAGTCATCTCATAATGGGAGACACGATGGAAGCTCAAACGACTGCGGAAGCATCATCGGCCATAAGCTTTCTTTGATCTCGTCTTTTGTAATTTGTTAGTTCTTAGGGTTGTGGTGCTTCATGACTATTATAGTTTGATACTAGAAttgattaaattatttatcaCCACTTTTTGGTTTAATAGGTTTACCTACACAATCGTTCATCACTTATCTCTATGAGTAGCTAACATAGAGGGActatttatgtacatgaatcCAGTTCTCCCACAAGGGGATTTAGATAGTACAGACATACAAATTTTGTGGAATTGAAGACATATTACATTTGGATaaattcataattcaagaaatATCAAGTCCACATCAAGATCGAGTTATTTAAATTCAAGACAGGGATTTAAAGTAAAGTCCAATTTCATTTGGGCTAGTCCATTGAGCTAGTCTTCAAATAATGAGCCCGCTCCATTAGCCCAAGGTTCACTCCACGTGTCAAATGACATGGCACACCAAGTCAAATTAATGACGAATAAAATCGTACCACGTGTATAAGTGACGCAGCATGCCAAGACAATAGAAGAACCAATCAAATGTTGCCAAGTGTTCAAATGACATGGTTCAaccaatcatatacataccctAACTCTCCTCTGCAACTATAAAAAGGGGTCTTCATAAAGCCAAAAGGCATCAAGAAAATATAGAGAGAAGCTCTCATCTCCAAAGGTGATCCGCAAGTCTTCCGCATACTAAGAAATTTTCGTCTCCAAGTGGTGAGCCACAAGTTTCCAACCTCCATGTTTGTGATTAAAGCTTAGCTCCGCATTCATAGTGaaattacaacaacaagtaATTCGTCGATTCAAGAACAAACAAAGCCCTTGATTGACGGTCGTGAGGTGAAGAATCAGAGGattacatctttttatttaagatttcataaagatttttgtcacgacccaaacctaTGAATCATGACAAGTGCCTGACCAATACTGACCAGGCACCCTTATACTTTTACCTGGATCTCACTGAATAATAGGgtggcccatatatgacttataaATGAACTATACCGACTCTTGCAAGAACAACACCATAAACTTTACATCAAGAAATCACaaccacctatatatatatatcctgaAAATAATactgcaagccaactaggctgccACATATACTgtacatcaaaagaataagagccgacaaggctacacaaCATCCTAagtatatacaactgtctataaACCTCAAATGGAATgcaaagctgtagaaaggacgggacaaggccccgtcatacccatatatacatatcaaaaatggcataccaaaaatgaactgcagctccgaaccaagtggagtgGATCGACCATCGCCGAGTAGATGTCCTACTGAAAGGGCCGCCCGTCCGTCTACCCGAACCAGCGGTGCACGAGCGCGGcccccgaacaataggggactcgtatgaataatgtaccgagtatgtataAGAACAACATGCACAAGGATCATGAAAGAAATCTAAAACACGAAAGCCAATCCAACTATCTGAATACTTTTGTGACTAAACTTCTGGGAGTATCtgtataactctgtataactgaaagtgcctctgagggcgcataatatgcatgctttcctttaagaatcatatgcataggtcatagtacAATTTTTAGTGCGGAGGAatgtacaacccgatccatatatcatatgttagtgctaAGGAACGTACtgccctgtcacgacccaatcggagggccgtgacgggcaccttgagctaacccaccgagcacctctcatcatactttcacaatcataactaggtgagccacatggctaacatGCAGCCTTATGAATCAATAATACAATTTCCATCAGGTTGaagcacttttatatcaacatcatcaactatgtcgatttacatatacacaagccgacaaggctagcaaaatcatatacaaaaatatgagccgacgaggctaagagacatctagctatacacaactgtctacgagcctcgagaaagagtatgtaacatcataaagacgggtcagggccccgccatgcccatatatgtatatacacacaaaagaatagtaccacgAAATTTACCGCAACTCCAAATCAAATGAGCTCTCTGCATGTTCTGCAGATAAGCAGTCTAAGgctcaagtctatctccctgtccacctgcgggcatgacgcagcatccacaaacaaaaggatgccagtacgaataatatactgagtatgtaaggcataaacagtGACATAATGATAACATAaaggataacataagatagaagagcTATGAGATACGAGAACTATACATATACCTCTTGAGacattcatcatatttactaATGCTTTTTCTACTAGAAACCTTCCATAcatacgcacacatatatagtagtaccatacccggccatagaggttcggtgtcacaCATACCCAGCCATagcaaggctcggtgttgtccatacctaactgcagtggtgtgcgcgcaatgaATATCATACCCGGTCAtacaagctcggtgttacatagtggccatacatatatacatacatatgcacataggagtacataagtagcatcaacatcatcatcatcgataTATCTTCCTTTAGAAGgccaactatcataggatgagaTCAACgatatcatgagagtatcaagacttATGAGATTTAGCACTTCTAGAAATGAAGGCGTCATGGAAGACATGGTGAATTTCATGAATAGGTGTACAACaatagaatcatgccttaagaaggaagggttagccttacatacctttatgtcttcttaactacttaacgttcacctccaaagcttgagaaatctacatttaaaaggatttatACCAAGGTTAAGCCTTAAAggcactcttaagttcaaactagaataattcataagctagcgaaaattgggtagcattttccctatttcatcgacttccaccctattacaaaacaacttacaaacaaccataacaacatccacaatatcataatcaagtagtaatattccattaagtctcaaaattcattctcataataAATTCATATCAACATCTTCACATCAACCCTTTGTACAATTGTATCTAACACTtccttatcatcattattatccttcataacaagattacactcataacattctaacaatggtgactcaagttaatttactgtcacgacccaaccccgtaggccgtgactagtgcccgggcTGGGCACTCGCACACAcctgttaaccataatcaaACCACAACTAGCATATTAAGAACTTATACACATACAAAGCAAGACGTagtctcaaactgtcgcatatgcacgtatatatacataagccacGTAAGCCGGCAAGGCCATCACAATATACACAACGTCCCAAACATATAGATACGCAGCTGACAAGGCTGCTACTGCGGACGAGGACGCCCAAAACATAGATCATACAAACCCAACCGAACataaactattcacaacccacatatgtgtcTACGTACCCCAAGAGGACAACAATCATATGACTAATTGTGGCCCCCCGCACTCTAATagacgtacatatatacaacaaaagtgtttgtaccaaaatataggctccgaaacaagggagcgctccaagacagcagAGTAGGTATCCTAAGTCAAGTGATCACCAAAGTGAGCGTCCGTACTGCATGGAAGCATGAAACGTGCACTTCAAGAGGGGTCAAGATGACattatgtaccgagcatgtaaagcatgggataCAAGAATGTAACCATAACCGAgatactttcttatatttgggaaaatcatagaaagaaataatctttatttaaaaCACAAGAttgcatatcaatatcattcATATAaatcattatgggacttagtgacataatcaAGATCAATCCCATGATCATACATGTGTATGTATAACATGTCCCTGcccttagtttcttttaatgAAATCATGTAaccatcatgtatgcatattaGTGTACTAAGAGActcaacttttaccaaaataatcatatatatagacattagacctaaacatagcattctaCGAGGAGACCCCCGTCTCCATCATTCTGCCCATATTTGACTCGCCCACCTTGTTGGGTTAcgggcgccatcatcatatcatcatatatatataccattaataggttaATTTGAGGGATCGTGAACCGTCAATTTAGATCTCGTGGACGAATAGAAGGGGGCCACATATCGGTGAAAGAAGCCGCATAAAACAAGCACGATGCAAAGGTactagtgagaaaccatatgcacataaatcatcttttaggacttGGATAGGAAGgtcaaatcaacgctcgagaaccatccgaataatagtcacactcgggactcttgaaatatcattacgaaatatgtcacataacgttCTCATTAGGATCGAaaaaacatgtatcaagccaatccgagcccgcctatgaaagttacgggcattattcattatagaattctctttacgaacatatcatagcaatccgagaccatatatgaaagttagggacattatacgttatagaacaccttagaataaaaactctttatgctCTTTCATTACCGTTTTGTCCATACAAACGAcccgagggcaatagctcgactacattaagagtgcggatatcaagaagtaaataagaatcatagacatgctcggatcttaagagtagagttaccccaaggctcgtatcatatcatacttacatctaggacgcTACCAAAAGAAGAGAGGATAACTTTACAtcacctcgtccgcttcctaagctaatcgaATTTAAGTCctcttctcaagatctacaacaacgtcattaggcaccaaacattagctataggtacttaggaatccaatcctaagctagcactttatttaccaAAGGACCcgcgcatttcccctataaattcgacaaaccccgagaattcaactcggccaaatcatcaacaacaataccacaaccatactaacaacatcattctcataaattcaagaaactatattaaaatcacattagcttctaaaacagcccacaacgattacaacttcaatttgaaccatcaaaccttcatttgcatcatagaatccacaacaacaacaaccaaaaatactaaataaatttagttcatcatgcctacacaaaaacagcccatacacggctacaacatcaacacacataacttcatgaatttcacccatttcaacacactacaacatgcccAACCATCTAtaagacatgtaaagaagattaaaccttaccttttccacttgacttctcaacttggctagagtttgtgattgcaaaaatgaatggtttgcttgctccaacaattactccacgttaataaggaccttccaattggttgaaatgctagaagaaattatttttttgtttcaattcTCATGGACCTCACGTTCGGCTAGGCCATGGCCGAttgtttctctccttctttctccaa includes these proteins:
- the LOC132043303 gene encoding F-box protein CPR1-like → MYLMTDGIMKKYPRDVVIQMCLQNFLLRFKCVSKTVCALIQSSTFINLHLNHSTTSTDGNILLKRSFKEDIEIYKAIFSFISSDCEDYLKFIYPELVVPYITNRLSITSDKLIGPSHGLIALMDPITTILFNPSTRNYRLLPSSPFDVPKGFHRSIASGGFGFDSVVNDFKVFRIIQVYTEDRFGYPEKGEKKVEVYELGIDIWRELDHVDQQLPKLFWLTSSIFYKGAYHWITSSREFKPTILCFDMSTEIFRNMEPPNTREFSSGTIHSLLILTESLCLTCYPCLGPMIDPANILMEIWIMKDYNVYESWIKKYTIRGLPTESPLAIWKDCLLLFQSKSGYLMLYDLNSDEIKELNFHGCLKSMRVIIYKESMTPIPKGSQRSTQVENF